The DNA sequence cttaaaaattaaaaaatctcaaaagTTCAGAGACCTAGTTATATATAAGTACTTATATTATAAGTGTACTTTTATATTTGATGGTCAACCTGCATCAATCTCTTTAATCATTATATCCTAGAACATGAGAGTTGTGTGTTTATACGTGGGCAAGTCAGGTCCACATCCAAGATTAAAAGAACCAGGAAGATACAATAACTTCAACAAGCCAAAACAAGGTGTAATTACAGCACTACTTGATCAAAGTATCAAGCAATAAAGTTCATTGCTTTAACATTACAGCTCAATTAGTCAAGCAAAGGAGTTACAGTTGAGTTTACCCCTTTAactaaaaagggaaaaggtttAGCCCAAAATTTTGAAGGTAAGCTCAACAACAAAATGTAGTTACAAAAAGCATCAGTTTCCCCAGCTGAGGTGAAGAACCATATTAGTTCACTGCCTTGCTGTAGCCCCAGGAAATAAAGCTGTCCTGTGAACCAAATTCctacaaaaacaagaaaacacaTTAGAATGACATTAAaatgaattcattttaacaattGTTGAGAACACAGAAATACCAGCTGACTTAGTTGAAACTCTGAAGGTGTATCGTTCTCTATATTTGCAGGATTAAGGGCAAGATTTTGACACTCTTCAATATCCTTCTTCAGATGTTCTGGTCCTAACTGAGCATAAACAGAAAGACCGGGTTGGTTCTTGTGATCTTCATGTTTTCCATCTCTACTGGGAGACTGGCTTTGGAGTAGATCGTCACACAGCGACAGTGCCTCGACCAGTTGTTGTGAATCCAACAGATTCTGTGACTCACTGTCCCACCATTTTTGGCCATCCTCCgcattattttctttatcatcCATCCCTTCATTGTGTTGAGTTTCTACcatggatgattcatttgcaaGTACTTGGCAATCAGCTTGAATTTCATCTAAACAATCCATCCGAGGAGGCTTTGGTATAATCAAAGCAGAACACAAACAGAATAGGAATAATCAACTTCACTAAGTGGTATTTTCAAATTTCGGTAAACTATATCATCACAAGTTGCACCTAGAAAAAGTAATACCATAACTGCATAACACATCAAGTATTGGAAGTTTAGTTAAACGGCTAAGTTACATTCtggaattaataaaaaagaaaaatgtgtaaaattgtaaaattatttcagCAGTGGAACCAGCCAACATATACTTGCTGAGAGAACCCACTCATATAAAGATATACTTCCCAAAAATATCAGAACATATGGCATCTTTTAGTCGCATTAgcctacataaaaaaattacatgttccACAGATAAAATACTACAAAAagctatttatatttaataggcATTTGATCCTCCAGTCATTTTACATTTATATCCAATTCGTCAAAATGACATGTCAAATTCAGATTAAATGCttaaaatgtttgattgaaGAAACCAAAGGGAACATTTGGTTACAAAATCACTGTTCAATGTTCAACACTTCCTACAAAAAACTTCAATTGAATAAGATGTAAAACAACAATACAGAACAAGCGGTGATTCCTTTTTCACTATGTGGAATCAACTACACTTTCATGTGGAAAACAGGAATTAGACTTcaaatatgtaaataataatttctacGGTTACCAATATGCTAGCTACATTTTAAAGCAATACATTCATCATCTTATACATATCCTCTTCCAATAAcaaaagcaaaacagaaatgaGTGTTCAGGGCATAGTATTAATAGGCAAACACATTTGATAACAAGAAATATGTTTCAAGGTTTTACCTGAGGAACATTATGTGTTTCTTGTCCTAGGTCTAGATCTGCACACCACCTTCCATTACAAGGAGGCTCAGGAGTCACCAATTTCGGAGTGACTGGATCCACTTTCTCAATAGTCCCTTCTTCTCCCACAGACAGACCTGGGTGGGGTCCAGTGATTTCAGAGGCTTCAGGAACATCTTGGTCAtttttatcacccaatttgacTTGCTGCTGCTGGTAAAACACTTTAGAGATAATGTACTCCCCATCCTTTTCATCCTCTTCTGTTCCTAGGTGATATTGATGCATAACCCAATTAGTTTTCTCAGCTTTTCCTCCTCTTACATTGCTCACATACAGAACCATAATCTTTTTACAGCCTTTTTGAACCCCACTCAAGACAACTGGTTTAGTCCTTCCAGTCTTGTGCCAGCGGACATCACCAAAATCTTGCCCTAGTATTTTTCGGCGCTTTCGGGTGCCCGTGTTGTAAGCCTTGATTGCTCTATGGAAGAAGTGGGAAGCACTTCCATCTTGCCTAACACCTAAAATTTTCATCATAGTTTGTCATATTGATtggaaagtaataaaaaaaaaatcaaatttgaataaaacTACTGCTACCAACCAGGTAAATTTTGAGGATGAGTATAACAAATTCCATCATCCACTTCAAGAGTAGTAATAAATTCATCAATGAAGGGATGAGATTTTGAATCTCCtaccccaacttttgcaagcaaGTGCCAAATGATCTCCTGATCAGATGGATCAAATTTGACACCTTTTGGCAAGCCAGGCCACTCTTGTGCTACCTATCATCAGAAAAAAAGTTCAAATGCTAGACTTTAGGATTTAAAGGATGAAAGTTTTAATCATACCttcattatgttttttatttttaaccataACTCTATACTTATAAATTTGTAGGATATATTTCTAACAATTCAAATATATGGCATGTAGCACAGCTGAAAAGAGCAAAAAGAAAATACTCTAGTAACAAATAGATGTTTGGACATTTAGTTTGTCAGTAAGGAAAATTCCAATCCAACTAAATCCATTATAAAATGGATCATATTACCACATTCGACTATACATGACTAAGTTCTGATAGTCTCTTTTCCCCACATTACTTATGCATAAAAGGCTTGAAGATTTCAAAGGCATATCACATCCGAAGTCATAAGAATCTtacaaaaacaatttgaattacACAATTCAATACAATTTAGATAGCCATAAATTTGAATCATGTGATAAATCAAAGATGACTTTAAATCTTACAATCTATGGATGAATTAGTGCGACTTTGTATCACCAATACAGATCATACAATCGAacaatatgtttttatattttacttttctttcacCATTTCTTATCAAAGAAAACGAAAACTTTGATAAGATTAAATTGTTAAATGAAAAGGAACTGAATAATCACCACTAAATGCACACTTTAAATTATTCAAATGCTCTTTTCAATCTTCTGAAACAGGTTTCAAACCATCACTCACTTGTTCTATGCCCAGTATTTGGCTAACCAATTGCTCTATTTCGGTCTTCTAAGATAGTGGCTTCATACACTGGATCATTAATCATAACTTGTGATTTTGTTTCATGAGAGTTATGATCATTATGACATTTTCCAGTTGAAAATCAGTACATTGACCACTATTAGGAGTAGAAATGGGTTGGGCTGGCCCAGGCCCTACCTAAGCTTTGGCctgtttcatatttttatagacCAAGCCAGGGCCTATTACCTGTCATGAGCCTATTTTTAGGCTTGGGCCCGGCCTTTGTAAAAGCTCGTCAGGCCCGTTAGTCCATTTAAAGGTTTGTTTCATGTTAAGAagtgtaaaaattattattttttaaacaaaaccaaagattttcattaaaaacaataagaCAATTTTAAACCACAAAATATGAGCAAAATTTGTCTACAAACATTACATGTGACATTTGTCTACAAACATTACAAGTGACATGCTAACATTTGTCTACAAACATTAATCAATATTCCTACTACCCATCTATGCTTATACAAATTAACCTAtttcaaacattaattaaaatgaatcaaatcatTAAACTACtaaagtaattttgtaatttttttaaaaaaagtataatattatatatcatattaataataatatttttattataaatattattgctAAACGGACTGACCTGTTAGGCTTAATAGACTTTTCTTAAGGCCTATGACCTGACCTATTTAACTAAATAGgctttttaaaaagcttgagCTTGACCTTTTTGCTAAATGAGTTGGGCCAAGTAAGGCTTTAAACAGGCTGAGCTCCCTAACGGGCAGCCCAGCCCACTTCCATCCGTAATCACTATAGATCATTTACATGGTATATTTCAAGctattttttattgtgtataTGAATCTTataattcaatatgatttatcattcccaattaaaaaattagtttgataATTCAcgattttaattgtaatttggTAACCTTAATCACCAGTTCAGAACAATTGGAAACAATTAGAAAATAGCAGCAGGTAAGCATATCTTATACCCAAAAGTAGTAGACTTGTGCAATAATAGTTTGAAACTGAAGGTAAGGGAAACTGAGTTGCAATTACAAACTAGCATATTAATGTTACTTACTCCTAATGAaattaacaagaaaaaagaaagtggtTGTTTCCTTTCCGAATTCCAATTTGTTAAAACTAACATTCTTatccatttaaattttatattatttgagttAAACCGGTAACCCCAGTCTCACTTAGTTACAGTTTATAGTAGTCTCAACATAGGAAAAAGTGCATAACCACTccatttttgttatataaattatttaataaacagCTGATCTTACTGAATCACCATTACTATAAATATGATGTAATACTTATCCACACTAAAGTAAATAAAAGGTACTACAATAGAGACAAGGAAGTCGAAAATGAACTATGACAAATGGACTCCACCTAAACTAAAATGCATGCAATTTCTACCAATAGAAATAGTACTAATGAAGTCAATTCAGGAAAATGAACAGCCATATTTTGAAAAAGAGACTACACTTACATCACCGTTGTCAATAGCATGTTGACAATTTGGGCAAGCCTTGGTAGGATTGCTTTTCCATATAACCTTTCCATGATCACAAGCTCCTGATGCACATTTTATTTTGGTTGCAATTCTACTTTTGTCCACCAACCATGATGTTCTGCATAAacaagagcatcatcaagacaacAGGTTTATTACTGGGCTGTGACAGCATAAGTCCAGTGTATAGATTTAGGCATTTTATCAATATCAGAACTCAACAAACATTATGCAGTGGACTGGCATTTCCTTTAATCAtagataaaacaaacaaatactaGTTGATAATCTCAGTATTCCAACTTCCAAATCGATGAAGTTAAACCAAATAATAAGGTCgatcttaaaagttaaaaccacTAATTCACTATTAACAGTGCATTCTACATTCAATGTACCATCAAAAGGTTAACCAAAATAGAAAGCTCCAACTTTTAATTGCTTTCATAatctttcatttgctttttaatcATAAGAACTATCAACATGGTAGGTAGCAATGAACCCAACACAGATTcaaccaaaatattaaaaaaaataaaaaatctttcttCACATAACCCCATCTAGGACCttccaattttctttcaattgtAGAACAATGAACATCGCAGAGACAAATCCACCAAACCAGAAACtccatcaaaaaaaaaaaaagctaacatTTTTCGCTAATACTACCTAACCCCATTTACTAACTTCCACTTCTCTTTCAATCATAGAACAAAGAACATAGCAGAGATGAACCAACCCATCCAGAACACACAAAAGACATCATTTTTCACAAGAAACTAGGTAACccaatttagatttttaataaagaaaatgggGTTCCTTCAACAGACACAACAATATTGTTGCAAAAACAGTTTGTACTATGATGTTCCAGAAGGAAAATCCAAGTGAAACATAGAGTTCAGTAATCAAACGTTGAGAGCAAGAGAAGAGTACATACCCAGCCATAGGGAAAGTCGTTGCTGatttctattcaaaaccttCAATTTCTGCTTTTCTAGACTCTGAAACTTCAAATCCAACCGTGTAAttcaaaaggaaataaatgatattaaaagaagtggtttaattttaatagttcACTGACTTCACGCTTTATTAAAGTCTCTTTGTTTTCATTcggattttatataattattttcaaaatttgaaaagttatttAATACTACTGCTCTGTGTGAATGTGAATTATCTTAAAacattgaattaaattaaataattagcgCAAAACAGAGTGAGAGAAAGGAAAGGACAATGATCATTAAAtttatcagtaaaaaaaaaattaatcattaaagcAGTGTGTGTACTCGTTGACTGACTTTTTCATATACCTGCTCGTTCTCTCCGTGTGTGTTTGGGTTTTGAATCACTGGTGCCATGTTTGTGTGTTTCTTCCAAGAAATTGCTATATGCAGTCCCCTTTCTGGCTAAATGAACtcccattttcattttttgtgccCTTTTCTGCCCAAGAAATTTCTATATGCAAACTTTCTGGAAGTATCAAAGGAGTTGAGTCCAAAACCAAAAGTATCAAAGGAGTTTCTTTTTTACCGATGGGGAACTGTCTAGCAGAAGAGACTACCTCATTGTGGTCAACcaagttttcaaaataaattaatgctagtttaattcaagaaaaaaaatatattaatactaattttactcattttatcattttaattttgattatttttaatttttctaaaagattataatatttttgtccataaaaacattatagacttttttttttttttttggattcccCACCGGTCTCAATTTCTCAATGGTGGATTAATTCGCTAATCATaagttttaaaaaggaaaatggtAAGCGACAAGAAAACGAGTTAATAATCTGTATTTTACCTAAAATTCACGGTTGCTATCAAATATGCACAGATATAGTTGTTTCGgcctttcatttttataaaatgaattagaaataggaaaatgtataaaaaaaatgaaattaatagttCTTATTACATTAGAATTAGCCATGATATTTCATTGGATTCAACTGAACGACCAATAATTTCCTTGTCCTATTAAAATTAACCATGATATAGTCAATAATTTAGAATATTATGACcacatcaaattttattaaactaaaGATTTGCACATAGTTTACAGACAAATACCTTTTTATTCTCTCTGTTACATCAGAAGCAGATTTTCGTAAGAAGTGAGCAACAATACGATTAAAcaatacaaaacaaaacatgTAGAATTTGTGTTATCAATTACCTTCAGATTCAATTTGTAGAAGTATGTAGAAGACATAAATGCAcaaaaactataataataaaaaaaaactcattttaaatgaatttaacaGATGATAAGAATTATTACACCAACGTACAATTTGAACTTTCTTCAAACAATTATTACACTATTGATAAGACCAACCTTTACCATTATCAATTTCAAATACAGTAGCAAGAACAGATGCAAATCCGAttgtcattatatatatatatatatatatatatatatatatatatatatacatacatatatacatacatatatatatatatatatatatatatatatatatatatatatatatatatatatatatatatatatatatatatatatatatctatctaaaagtgtaaaagatctttttttctttttatctttatctgtATAGATTGCTTTTTGGACTTGGTTTTGACCCTTGTAAAAAACTAAGtgttcttaatatatttttttccttttaaaaaaatccattttaaaaataatttttcggCGAAAAAGAGTATAGATTAATAATGTAAATGGTACCAGAAGTACCTACAACCATGTGCATAAAATACTCAGCACATTCGTATCAAAtggttataaattatttacgaGATCTTTGtgtcataaatattatataaccaCCATTACAGGAAACCATAAGCccataaaatcaattatatggattggattttaaaattgaaccacttatattttaaaaaaaaaaaaccggtTAGCTTGTTTATTGACAAAATTGGTTATAGTTTAAAAGTAGTTATAAGTTGctccaaaatgaaaatttaaaattggttttttgaactaatactaattttaaatttattttaaaatttagttatatagaaaatatatttagaacTAATTcagttaaaaatagtttttagccataattagttttaataatttttaaagtcaactaattgaatattttgtttgattttgaaagatgacatacatttttttttcatgtaaacATTTTGTTGTCTAGATTTTGACACGTCTAATGCTtagtttgattaaaaattatcaatgatATAAAAAGTCATTATATGAATATTACATACTAGAACTGGTCTCACTGTGCTTTTCACAGGTAGTTACACAGTAAAAAGTAAGAGAGAACATGtgcagtaaaaataaataaaaaagactttCATGGCATAACAAAGCAACACGTGTAATGTAGCTGGacagattttatatatattgagatgatataaatttttatagtataatcaggaataatatttaattaacgcataacattaattaataaaggGCATTCAATGTGacacaatttaattttagagtttaataatcatctaacattataaaatagttttagacTGATATTCAATCacaaaacaattttaatataattttttaaaacaattattataaaaatcaataaatttattatatatatgctgatttataattaattgatgcTGTAGAATTATTCTAACACATAAcatattttctcttaattttggaGATTGAATTTATTCATAACCATAGTTTGTCAAGAGTTGTTCTCCAGTGAAAAATTGGACTTGGTTTTGTCAATGTTCTTGCAAGAACTAGTTGAATCACTCCATGATGCTTGATCAGAGTCGATTGTTGTTTCATGGGGATAAAAAACAGGCTTTGGAGGCATATCAATATTTTCAACCTTTCCTTCAAGCATCTCTACAACCTTCTTCATTGAAGGACGATCATTTGGTTTTAATTGTATACACCAAAGGGAAACTATGAACATCTTTTTCACTAGAATCTTATCCTCTTCCGAGACCTCTTCCATGTGAATATCCTTTTCTTCCATAAAATGATCATAGATCCAAAAGGGGAAGAAATGTTGGCTTGAGTGCTCTGTGTGAGGATTTGAGTTCCTCCTTCTACTTCCCATTTCCATCAAAAGCATTCCAAAGCTATAGACGTCTGCCTTATATGACACTCCACCAATATTTTTGTAGAATAATTCTGGAGCCATGTAACCAAAAGTTCCTCTTAGTCCAGTTAAAATAATTGACTTATCTTTGATAGGATATAGCTTTGCAAGTCCAAAATCCGAAACCTTTGGAATGAAGTTATCATCTAGAAGAATATTATGAGGCTTGATATCAAAATGTAGAATTTGCACATCACAATCTTGATGCAAATAAGCAATCCCACGAGCTATGCCAAGACATATTTCATATGTTTTGTCATAACTTAAGGAGACACTTTCTTCTTTAGAGAAAATGTATTTATCCAATGAACCATTAGGCATGAATTCATAAACTAGAGCATGCTTTTCTCCTTCAGCACAATATCCAATAAGACGCACCACATTCACGTGATGTATTCTTCCAATTGTAGCCACTTCACTGATAAAATCTTGTCCTCTAGTTTTGGATTTGGTCAACATCTTTATTGCCACATCTAGCCCGCTTCGAAGTTTTCCTTTGTATACAGAGCCGAAACCTCCTTCACCCAATTTCACTTTGAAATCTttggtcattttttttatttctctgtaTTCATACCTAATAGGATTTAGATTGCTATCtagcaaaaaaatttcaatgttttcATACATTGAATAATGTCTACGTCGCCACATATAGATATATAGCATTAGTAAAAGTGTGATTCCAAATAGCAATCTGGTTGCCAGGAATATTGCTATAGCATTTTGTTCAAAGAATTCTGCTTCACTATCCCAGCTTGTTAGTTGCTCACGATATCTTATTCTATTTACATATCCTGTAAAGATAAATATTGTTGAATGTGTGAGGAAATAAAGCATGTTTTGGTCTAATCGATAAGTTTATTCAAATATGAAATCAGTTGACAAATTAATAGATAAGTTGTATTACCCATTATAACGCTTTTAAGATAACCTGCAAAAATAAAAGACTacgtgaataaaaaataataatgatatagtaacatgaaaacaaaataacactTGATCAAAACTTGTTTTTGATACACATCTTACAAAAAATTAgtgtattattaaatatttataaatagtcaaatattttaaagtttatatCTATTTTGGATCTAATTCAATCCAAGTccattgacaaattaaaaacacatcAGTAAATCAACACCTCATGGTAACATCAACTATTTGACTTAGGGGTTACTATTGTAAGCTTGACTTGGCCATTCCAAACAAGTTCTAATCAACCTTGACCAAAGCATAAACACACAAATAGCCCAAAAGGCTAAAGAAGTCCCCTAACAACATCAATGATAGCTTTCCTTATCAATTAAGGAATAATTCAAAAGACTCCTATTATTCTACCAAAAGATAGAAGGCTTATCATAAAGAAGATAATCGTTTTATCTCAAGTTATATTTTCAACAGAGACCTAAAAGGCAATACAATTCTACACTTTAATGCTATATTTGGTAGGAGagaaataaatgagagaaagagaaataaacAAGAAATAGTGTAAGTCTCACACACCTTCTAcacaatattttaattcaaatatatatatatatatatatatatatatatatatatatatatatatatatatatatatatatatatatatatatatatatatatatatttttttctctctctgtgTCACACATAgagtatatgtatgtatatatatatatatatatatatatatatatatatatatatatatatatatatatatatatatatatatatatatatatatatatatattattttcattctcCGTGTCAAACAtatagcataagtatgcctaAATCCCTAGCCAACTATACGGCTATAAATCTGGCCTATTATGGCTTAAGCATTGGAGTCTTTATTAAATAACTTCTTCCCCGCTTTCCCAACTAGGAAGTAGGAACCAACGCACCTAGAAAGTTTGTGAAAAGAACATCGAGACTCCCATTTCTTAGGATCGGCAAAAAAGgactatatatattaatcaataaaaatggTAACAGAAGTACTCGATACAACTTACAAAGCCACCATGGCTGAAAGACCCGAAACATGAAACGTCTCATGCACCCATGGTTACTTCCTATTAACAcactaaaaagttaaaataaaaggtaACCGCTTGATAATGGACAAATGCCCGATCCTACTACAAAGCCGGACATTTGCAGCTTTCTTAAGTCCAAGAATCCAACACATTCTATTTAAAGTTTTACAGCATTAATTTCTTCCATAAACTCTTCCACAACTGCCTTATCCATTGAAAGTTCCATTACCATCTTACATTCCACCAACTTCCCAATTCCTTCACCAGCACATATGTGGTTTTAGACTACTTATGAGCCAAGGAAAAATCCCCCACCCACTTATGATTCCACATATCTATCTTGTCCCCTTCCCCTAATTTCCTCACACAACTTCGAAAGATCCCTCCACCAAAATTCTTTGCTAGTTGTCCTACCCACATGACCCCTCTCAGAGTTTTCATATCTAGATCGTAGAGTACTCTACACAACAAACTCCCCGCACAAAAAATCATTCTCCACCTCCACTTTGCTAACAAggcaatattaaaaaaatgcacctTGAGACTCCCTTAAACTAGAATGGAACAATATATATCAACGTTTGTTATAAGGTTAAATGTAAAACCATACTTAATAAGTTCACTTGTCCATCAATCAATAAAGTCACaatcttctataaaaaaaattactaatgctGGAATTCTGAGTCGAACTTACTAATTAGTCAAGATAAAAATAACCTTCTAAGTAGCCAATAGGCACCAGTAATACTTGAGGTGGAGAAGATAGTACGAGAGAAATGACAAAGATGTGAGAGAGCGTGCTTACCTACTGTGTAGCCAAGAATTTGCCGCATATATTCAAGAATCTGATTACGAATTCCTAGACAACGAAAGCAAAATATTAGCTTATATTATAATgagtaaaattatttgtataataatcAGTTTCAATAACAAATTTGTCTAGAAATACTTCTAGAAAATGAGAAGGAGTAtcacaagaagaaaataagaaaaaaaaaaagaaactcagcttgttataaactaaaattaatttatacacatgttaaaataaaatttacataaacTATACAAAgaacttttacaaattaatttatgtattttttcttcgtatttttttaaaaatacttacaaAAATGTTTATCTAAACAAACTGTAATTACATATAACTGCTTCTATTGATATACATATAATAACATAttcttaaaattagaaaatgaaacGATTAGAATTAATCTCACAACTCTGTATTATATTAtagaagtataaaaaataaagatttggCAGTATGTTCTCACCGCACTTGTATGTTTGAATGCCAAAGATTTGGCAGTAGCTATCTGCACATCGAGTTTCTCGCGTGGTTTGATCGATGTAGCAACTCACACCCTTTCCGCATCGGTCCCTACAAATAACTGGAAAGAACCAAGACATCCAAATTCCGTGGTGCAGCCACTTGTTGATATCAGAATAAGAAACGTTAACCTCCCTGTTATTATATTTCCAGTTTGCAAATGTAGCAACCTTCAATCGGCACCCAACCTTGATGTCCGTCAGTGTAAACCCAAAGCGATCATCATCGTCTGTGACCAGAATGGCATAGATATGGCCTACGGAACTCGAATCACAA is a window from the Glycine max cultivar Williams 82 chromosome 2, Glycine_max_v4.0, whole genome shotgun sequence genome containing:
- the LOC100803236 gene encoding SUPPRESSOR OF GAMMA RESPONSE 1, which encodes MAGTSWLVDKSRIATKIKCASGACDHGKVIWKSNPTKACPNCQHAIDNGDVAQEWPGLPKGVKFDPSDQEIIWHLLAKVGVGDSKSHPFIDEFITTLEVDDGICYTHPQNLPGVRQDGSASHFFHRAIKAYNTGTRKRRKILGQDFGDVRWHKTGRTKPVVLSGVQKGCKKIMVLYVSNVRGGKAEKTNWVMHQYHLGTEEDEKDGEYIISKVFYQQQQVKLGDKNDQDVPEASEITGPHPGLSVGEEGTIEKVDPVTPKLVTPEPPCNGRWCADLDLGQETHNVPQPPRMDCLDEIQADCQVLANESSMVETQHNEGMDDKENNAEDGQKWWDSESQNLLDSQQLVEALSLCDDLLQSQSPSRDGKHEDHKNQPGLSVYAQLGPEHLKKDIEECQNLALNPANIENDTPSEFQLSQLEFGSQDSFISWGYSKAVN
- the SIK1 gene encoding stress-induced receptor-like kinase precursor; the encoded protein is MCVLLPSFLFSESMVTSLAIIILVLLFQQTCLAKQHHHHPPCYSSCGEIHNITYPFRLKGDPIGCGDQDYELDCVENVTVMTLFSGKFHVQEINYKRYEIRLTDAGVVEDIACSIPRYFFNLYNFTYIGGLNYSAYGPLSFSGYPQYAVFLNCTTPVTDDPRYVAVKVNGNCDSSSVGHIYAILVTDDDDRFGFTLTDIKVGCRLKVATFANWKYNNREVNVSYSDINKWLHHGIWMSWFFPVICRDRCGKGVSCYIDQTTRETRCADSYCQIFGIQTYKCGIRNQILEYMRQILGYTVGYLKSVIMGYVNRIRYREQLTSWDSEAEFFEQNAIAIFLATRLLFGITLLLMLYIYMWRRRHYSMYENIEIFLLDSNLNPIRYEYREIKKMTKDFKVKLGEGGFGSVYKGKLRSGLDVAIKMLTKSKTRGQDFISEVATIGRIHHVNVVRLIGYCAEGEKHALVYEFMPNGSLDKYIFSKEESVSLSYDKTYEICLGIARGIAYLHQDCDVQILHFDIKPHNILLDDNFIPKVSDFGLAKLYPIKDKSIILTGLRGTFGYMAPELFYKNIGGVSYKADVYSFGMLLMEMGSRRRNSNPHTEHSSQHFFPFWIYDHFMEEKDIHMEEVSEEDKILVKKMFIVSLWCIQLKPNDRPSMKKVVEMLEGKVENIDMPPKPVFYPHETTIDSDQASWSDSTSSCKNIDKTKSNFSLENNS